A region of Salvia splendens isolate huo1 chromosome 17, SspV2, whole genome shotgun sequence DNA encodes the following proteins:
- the LOC121773382 gene encoding pentatricopeptide repeat-containing protein At3g22670, mitochondrial-like translates to MLSISKIFYSSWLRQASFLLKNNYRGDYAPNVNGFSPTFLNRLCTVADPRVDESPALPDWVRFSGEEPDEARAKKSKEDDFVPPSVSYWIEKHQIRARDVDVKSLVNDIVETDIDKVSEVMKNHHLKFKSPDSVVRALEGCGVNFSEDLVEQVLTRFSCDWIPAFGFFKWAETHNGSAHSARLYNLMVDNLGRMRKFDVMWELVEEMKSLEGYVTLDTMTNVVRRLARAGKYDDVVEAFKKMEVYGVEKDVTAVNMVMDALVKQGSVEHAERVHLYHTDRIPPNLRTYNVLVHGWCKTRQMEKAKKTIAEMQEHGFSPDSVTYTCVIESYCRERDFRKVEATLEEMKGKGQQPSVVTYTVLMSAFSKAKETDKALQIYEEMKQSGCSPDAAFYDVFIHALSRAGRLKDSDAVFDDMSRQGVSPKVATYNTLILIAANGLQEEKALNILKRMEEDKCKPDRTTYAPLLKMCCTLNRMKVLTFLLSHMFKNDVGMDLGTYSLLVSRLCRNGRLDRACIMFEEMARKGFVPMDCTYKLLVKGLERKGMLQEKQRVEQIISGLNIGNVSHENY, encoded by the coding sequence ATGTTATCAATATCGAAGATTTTCTACTCTTCGTGGCTGCGGCAGGCTTCGTTTTTATTGAAGAATAATTACAGAGGAGATTATGCTCCTAATGTAAATGGATTTAgccctacatttctcaatcggCTTTGCACTGTTGCTGATCCAAGGGTGGATGAGTCGCCTGCGCTTCCCGATTGGGTTAGATTTTCTGGTGAGGAGCCGGATGAGGCACGCGCTAAGAAGTCGAAGGAGGACGATTTTGTGCCTCCCTCGGTATCTTACTGGATTGAAAAGCACCAGATTCGTGCTCGAGATGTTGATGTGAAAAGCCTAGTTAATGATATTGTTGAGACTGATATTGATAAGGTGAGTGAGGTTATGAAGAATCATCACCTCAAATTCAAATCCCCTGATTCGGTTGTGAGAGCTCTGGAGGGTTGTGGTGTGAATTTCTCCGAGGATTTGGTGGAGCAAGTGCTGACGAGGTTCAGCTGCGACTGGATTCCAGCGTTCGGATTCTTTAAGTGGGCCGAGACGCACAATGGGAGCGCTCATTCGGCTCGTCTTTACAACTTGATGGTCGACAATTTGGGGAGGATGAGGAAATTCGATGTTATGTGGGAGCTGGTGGAAGAAATGAAGAGCTTGGAAGGGTATGTCACGTTGGACACGATGACTAATGTGGTGAGGCGTCTTGCAAGGGCCGGGAAGTATGATGATGTAGTCGAGGCATTCAAGAAGATGGAGGTGTATGGAGTGGAGAAAGACGTCACAGCCGTGAATATGGTGATGGATGCATTGGTGAAGCAAGGAAGCGTCGAGCATGCTGAACGAGTTCACCTCTACCATACGGATCGAATCCCTCCTAATTTGCGGACCTACAATGTGTTGGTCCACGGATGGTGTAAAACGAGGCAGATGGAAAAGGCTAAGAAGACGATTGCTGAGATGCAGGAGCACGGGTTCTCCCCGGATTCAGTCACCTACACTTGTGTGATCGAGAGCTACTGTCGCGAGAGAGATTTTCGCAAAGTTGAGGCCACGTTGGAGGAAATGAAGGGGAAGGGTCAGCAACCTAGTGTGGTGACATACACGGTTCTCATGAGCGCGTTTTCAAAGGCGAAAGAAACGGATAAGGCACTCCAGATTTACGAGGAGATGAAGCAGAGCGGGTGTTCCCCCGATGCTGCCTTCTACGACGTCTTCATCCATGCGCTAAGCCGAGCAGGCAGGCTGAAGGACTCCGATGCTGTCTTCGACGACATGTCGAGGCAGGGAGTTTCTCCCAAGGTGGCGACGTACAACACGCTCATCCTCATCGCGGCTAACGGGTTGCAGGAGGAGAAGGCTCTCAACATACTGAAGAGAATGGAGGAGGATAAGTGCAAGCCGGATCGAACGACCTATGCGCCGTTGTTGAAGATGTGCTGCACATTGAACAGAATGAAGGTGCTCACCTTTCTGCTGAGCCACATGTTCAAGAACGACGTCGGTATGGATCTTGGGACGTACTCGCTGTTGGTGAGCCGCCTCTGCAGGAACGGGAGGCTCGATCGAGCTTGCATCATGTTCGAGGAGATGGCGCGGAAGGGGTTCGTGCCCATGGATTGCACGTATAAGCTTCTTGTTAAAGGGCTCGAGAGGAAAGGAATGCTCCAAGAGAAGCAACGAGTTGAACAAATTATTAGTGGCCTGAATATTGGAAATGTGTCGCATGAAAATTACTAA
- the LOC121773840 gene encoding serine/threonine-protein kinase STY13-like → MDPSTSKELKGNRNSMIFRADKIDLKSLDLQLSKVWSKNFETQKKPREPWEIDPTKLELVKLIAQGSYGTIYRATYDGQDVAVKLLDWEDGTRTAAEAAEIRSLFKKEVSVWHNLNHPNITNFVGASMGLPQLKIPVKDSSDRYTNVPPLSCCVVVEYLPGGTLKNYLFQNRIKKLPFKVVIQLALDLAKGLSYLHAQKIAHRDVKVENMLFDSEGKLKIADFGVARVEASNPCEMTGTTGTLGYMAPEVLEGKPYNRKCDVYSFGVCVWQIYCCDLPYPDISFADMTSAVVNQNLRPDIPRCCPSSLASIMKRCWDANPNKRPEMDEVVRLLESIDTTRGGGMIPEDQSRGCFCFVPSRGP, encoded by the exons ATGGATCCGAGCACGAGCAAGGAACTCAAGGGAAATCGAAACAGTATGATCTTTCGTGCTGATAAGATCGATCTCAAGAGTTTAGATTTGCAATTGAGCAAAGTCTGGTCCAAGAATTTCGAAACGCAGAAGAAACCTAGAGAGCCGTGGGAGATCGATCCTACCAAGTTAGAACTTGTCAAACTCATAGCTCAGGGAAGCTATGGCACAATTTACCGTGCCACTTATGATGGCCAGGACGTTGCAG TTAAGTTGTTGGATTGGGAGGATGGCACAAGAACAGCTGCTGAAGCCGCTGAGATTCGATCCTTATTCAAAAAGGAGGTTTCGGTTTGGCACAATCTCAACCATCCAAACATCACAAAT TTTGTTGGCGCGTCGATGGGGTTGCCACAACTGAAAATTCCCGTAAAAGACTCATCGGACCGCTATACCAACGTTCCACCATTGTCATGTTGTGTTGTGGTAGAATATCTTCCTGGTGGCACGTTGAAGAACTATTTATTCCAAAATAGAATAAAGAAGCTACCATTTAAAGTTGTGATCCAGCTTGCTCTGGACCTGGCTAAGGG GCTGAGCTATCTTCACGCGCAAAAGATTGCACACCGTGATGTCAAAGTAGAAAACATGCTTTTTGACTCGGAAGGAAAACTGAAAATCGCTGATTTTGGAGTCGCTCGTGTTGAGGCTAGTAATCCATGCGAAATGACCGGTACAACCGGAACCCTAGGCTACATGGCCCCCGAG GTACTTGAAGGGAAGCCTTATAACCGGAAATGCGATGTTTACAGCTTTGGAGTTTGCGTATGGCAAATATATTGTTGTGATCTGCCTTATCCTGATATTAGCTTTGCGGATATGACTTCAGCTGTTGTTAACCAG AATCTACGGCCGGACATACCCCGTTGTTGCCCCAGCTCTCTTGCTAGCATTATGAAACGGTGTTGGGATGCGAATCCGAATAAAAGGCCGGAGATGGACGAGGTTGTGAGGCTGCTCGAGTCGATCGACACCACTAGAGGCGGCGGCATGATACCGGAAGATCAGTCGCGGGGCTGTTTTTGCTTTGTCCCGAGTAGGGGTCCGTAA